A window of the Miscanthus floridulus cultivar M001 chromosome 14, ASM1932011v1, whole genome shotgun sequence genome harbors these coding sequences:
- the LOC136503305 gene encoding uncharacterized protein produces MTASLVCGGETPAVVRGGAGAGRRPPPARAGGRGGMGRAGRAAAAARLGRSDGGSARGRAWRAAAAAGLRPKRFTLRGLRGCAETLSIITTILGHRAGPEDVEPARHAVPPVSCRCGPRALPSAQAQACGLFFVPGRPEKHSPFSVPGQPGAHDELRATRERGKGRKRERAAGDRGVGAELVAGSGVGAELVAGSGVRAELGASALVPAAAEAGLWEAMTALDVGSHEKRRGWRGFGEPRGSRSSRRRQRRVNTRLRGYSGTSSQREGEGGRGGSASSWATDDAVGSPE; encoded by the exons ATGACTGCGTCGTTGGTGTGCGGGGGTGAGACGCCGGCGGTCGTGCGTGGCGGGGCTGGGGCgggccggcggccgccgccggcgcgcgcGGGCGGACGTGGCGGGATGGGGCGGGCTGgccgggctgcggcggcggcgaggctcggGCGGAGCGACGGCGGCAGCGCGCGTGGCCGGGCGTggcgggctgcggcggcggcggggctgcgGCCGAAACGGTTCACCTTGCGGGGCTTGCGGGGCTGCGCCGAAACG CTATCTATAATCACAACTATACTtggccatcgggccggcccggAGGATGTCgagccggcacggcacgccgtgcctcccgtGTCGTGCCGCTGCGGGCCTCGTGCCTTGCCATCAGCCCAAGCACAGGCCTGTGGGCTGTTTttcgtgccgggccggcccgagaaGCATAGCCCATTCAGCGTGCCAGGCCAGCCCGGGGCCCACGACGAATTGCGAGCAACCAGAGAGAGGGGGAAGGGGAGGAAGCGTGAGCGAGCAGCCGGAGATCGTGGCGTCGGGGCGGAGCTCGTGGCCGGATCTGGCGTCGGGGCGGAGCTCGTGGCCGGATCTGGTGTCAGGGCGGAGCTTGGGGCCAGCGCGCTCGTTCCCGCGGCGGCCGAGGCGGGACTGTGGGAGGCGATGACGGCGCTCGACGTTGGATCCCACGAGAAGAGAAGGGGATGGAGGGGATTTGGCGAGCCGCGGGGAAGCAGGAGCTCGAGGCGTCGGCAGCGACGCGTGAACACGAGGTTGCGCGGCTACTCTGGCACGAGCAGCCAGAGAGAGGGGGAAGGCGGAAGGGGAGGAAGCGCAAGCAGCTGGGCCACGGACGACGCAGTAGGGTCACCGGAGTAG
- the LOC136505327 gene encoding B-box zinc finger protein 21-like — protein MKIGCDACERAEAAVLCCADEAALCRSCDAAVHSANKLAGRHHRIALLPSSTAHPSPSSIVDGGHPACDICQEKTGYFFCLEDRALLCRPCDVAVHAAGVHVSSHRRFLITGVRVGDVESLSHHVPGSDGVSPSPSNSSGNGSSSVPCCSSGNPMTTTMPDNVRPSSSSVRAAAATTAEGLGGQQWLWSEFLADDVGVSVAMEQCCQAELSEPGSSSLTRC, from the exons atGAAGATCGGGTGCGACGCGTGCGAGCGCGCGGAGGCGGCGGTGCTGTGCTGCGCCGACGAGGCCGCGCTCTGCCGCAGCTGCGACGCCGCCGTCCACTCCGCCAACAAGCTCGCCGGCAGGCACCACCGCATCGCGCTGCTCCCGTCGTCCACCGCTCATCCCTCGCCCAGTTCCATCGTCGACGGCGGTCACCCCGCCTGTGACATCTGCCAG GAGAAGACGGGCTACTTCTTCTGCCTGGAGGACCGCGCCCTGCTGTGCCGGCCCTGCGACGTCGCCGTCCACGCCGCGGGCGTCCACGTCTCGTCACACCGGCGCTTCCTCATCACCGGCGTCCGCGTGGGCGACGTCGAGAGCCTGAGCCACCACGTCCCCGGCAGTGACGGCGTCAGCCCCAGCCCAAGCAACAGCAGCGGCAATGGGAGCAGCAGCGTTCCCTGCTGCAGCTCCGGCAACCCGATGACGACGACCATGCCCGACAATGTGCGGCCGTCATCGTCGTCGGTCCGCGCGGCGGCAGCGACGACGGCAGAGGGGTTGGGCGGGCAGCAGTGGCTGTGGAGTGAGTTCTTGGCCGACGACGTTGGCGTTAGCGTTGCCATGGAGCAGTGCTGCCAGGCTGAGCTATCTGAACCTGGCTCGTCCAGCCTTACTAGATGCTGA